From a single Athene noctua chromosome 2, bAthNoc1.hap1.1, whole genome shotgun sequence genomic region:
- the CCN3 gene encoding CCN family member 3 isoform X3, whose protein sequence is MATGGGQGLPALLLLLLLRLCQVSGREPACPRPCGGRCPAEPPRCAPGVPAVLDGCSCCLVCARQRGESCSPLLPCDESSGLYCDRGPEDGGGAAGICMVLEGDNCVFDGMIYRNGETFQPSCKYQCTCRDGQIGCLPRCNLDLLLPGPDCPFPRKIEVPGECCEKWICDPKDEVILGGFAMAAYRQEATLGIDVSDSSANCIEQTTEWSACSKSCGMGFSTRVTNRNQQCEMVKQTRLCMIRPCENEEPSDKEPSCQPPQLMPDTRVKTSQSCMEEAQQEDET, encoded by the exons ATGGCgacgggcggcgggcagggcctgcccgccctgctgctcctcctcctcctccggctgTGCCAG GTGAGCGGCCGGGAGCCGGCCTGTCCCCGGCCctgcggcgggcgctgcccggccGAGCCGCCGCGCTGCGCCCCGGGGGTACCCGCCGTGCTGGacggctgctcctgctgcctggtGTGCGCCCGGCAGCGCGGCGAGAGCTGCTCCCCGCTGCTGCCCTGCGACGAGAGCAGCGGCCTCTACTGCGACCGCGGCCCCGAggacggcggcggggccgccggcatCTGCATGG TGCTGGAGGGAGACAACTGCGTGTTTGACGGGATGATTTATCGCAACGGGGAGACGTTCCAGCCCAGCTGCAAGTACCAGTGCACCTGCCGAGACGGACAGATCGGCTGCCTGCCCCGCTGCAACCTGGACCTGCTGCTCCCCGGCCCCGACTGTCCTTTCCCCAGAAAAATCGAAGTCCCTGGAGAGTGCTGTGAGAAGTGGATCTGTGACCCTAAAGATGAAGTGATTTTGGGAGGTTTTGCGATGGCTG CGTACAGACAAGAGGCCACACTTGGGATCGATGTGTCAGATTCAAGTGCCAATTGTATCGAGCAGACAACAGAATGGAGTGCTTGTTCCAAAAGCTGTGGAATGGGCTTTTCCACCCGTGTTACCAACAGAAATCAACAGTGTGAGATGGTGAAGCAGACACGGCTTTGCATGATAAGACCTTGTGAAAATGAAGAGCCATCTGATAAG GAGCCCAGCTGTCAGCCTCCTCAACTGATGCCTGACACTAGAGTGAAAACCTCACA
- the CCN3 gene encoding CCN family member 3 isoform X1, translating to MATGGGQGLPALLLLLLLRLCQVSGREPACPRPCGGRCPAEPPRCAPGVPAVLDGCSCCLVCARQRGESCSPLLPCDESSGLYCDRGPEDGGGAAGICMVLEGDNCVFDGMIYRNGETFQPSCKYQCTCRDGQIGCLPRCNLDLLLPGPDCPFPRKIEVPGECCEKWICDPKDEVILGGFAMAAYRQEATLGIDVSDSSANCIEQTTEWSACSKSCGMGFSTRVTNRNQQCEMVKQTRLCMIRPCENEEPSDKKGKKCIRTKKSLKAVRFEYKNCTSVQTYKPRYCGLCNDGRCCTPHNTKTIQVEFLCPQGKVLKKPMMLINTCVCHNNCPQSNNAFFQALDLTSSEAKI from the exons ATGGCgacgggcggcgggcagggcctgcccgccctgctgctcctcctcctcctccggctgTGCCAG GTGAGCGGCCGGGAGCCGGCCTGTCCCCGGCCctgcggcgggcgctgcccggccGAGCCGCCGCGCTGCGCCCCGGGGGTACCCGCCGTGCTGGacggctgctcctgctgcctggtGTGCGCCCGGCAGCGCGGCGAGAGCTGCTCCCCGCTGCTGCCCTGCGACGAGAGCAGCGGCCTCTACTGCGACCGCGGCCCCGAggacggcggcggggccgccggcatCTGCATGG TGCTGGAGGGAGACAACTGCGTGTTTGACGGGATGATTTATCGCAACGGGGAGACGTTCCAGCCCAGCTGCAAGTACCAGTGCACCTGCCGAGACGGACAGATCGGCTGCCTGCCCCGCTGCAACCTGGACCTGCTGCTCCCCGGCCCCGACTGTCCTTTCCCCAGAAAAATCGAAGTCCCTGGAGAGTGCTGTGAGAAGTGGATCTGTGACCCTAAAGATGAAGTGATTTTGGGAGGTTTTGCGATGGCTG CGTACAGACAAGAGGCCACACTTGGGATCGATGTGTCAGATTCAAGTGCCAATTGTATCGAGCAGACAACAGAATGGAGTGCTTGTTCCAAAAGCTGTGGAATGGGCTTTTCCACCCGTGTTACCAACAGAAATCAACAGTGTGAGATGGTGAAGCAGACACGGCTTTGCATGATAAGACCTTGTGAAAATGAAGAGCCATCTGATAAG aaagggaagaaatgtaTCCGAACAAAGAAGTCCCTGAAAGCTGTTCGCTTTGAATACAAGAACTGCACTAGCGTACAGACATACAAACCTCGTTACTGTGGCCTCTGCAATGATGGGCGATGCTGTACCCCACACAACACCAAAACAATTCAAGTCGAGTTCCTCTGTCCTCAGGGCAAAGTCCTAAAAAAGCCAATGATGTTGATCAACACATGTGTCTGTCATAACAACTGTCCTCAGAGTAACAATGCTTTCTTCCAGGCATTAGATCTGACATCTAGTGAAGCAAAAATTTGA
- the CCN3 gene encoding CCN family member 3 isoform X2, translated as MATGGGQGLPALLLLLLLRLCQASEVSGREPACPRPCGGRCPAEPPRCAPGVPAVLDGCSCCLVCARQRGESCSPLLPCDESSGLYCDRGPEDGGGAAGICMVLEGDNCVFDGMIYRNGETFQPSCKYQCTCRDGQIGCLPRCNLDLLLPGPDCPFPRKIEVPGECCEKWICDPKDEVILGGFAMAAYRQEATLGIDVSDSSANCIEQTTEWSACSKSCGMGFSTRVTNRNQQCEMVKQTRLCMIRPCENEEPSDKKGKKCIRTKKSLKAVRFEYKNCTSVQTYKPRYCGLCNDGRCCTPHNTKTIQVEFLCPQGKVLKKPMMLINTCVCHNNCPQSNNAFFQALDLTSSEAKI; from the exons ATGGCgacgggcggcgggcagggcctgcccgccctgctgctcctcctcctcctccggctgTGCCAGGCAAGTG AGGTGAGCGGCCGGGAGCCGGCCTGTCCCCGGCCctgcggcgggcgctgcccggccGAGCCGCCGCGCTGCGCCCCGGGGGTACCCGCCGTGCTGGacggctgctcctgctgcctggtGTGCGCCCGGCAGCGCGGCGAGAGCTGCTCCCCGCTGCTGCCCTGCGACGAGAGCAGCGGCCTCTACTGCGACCGCGGCCCCGAggacggcggcggggccgccggcatCTGCATGG TGCTGGAGGGAGACAACTGCGTGTTTGACGGGATGATTTATCGCAACGGGGAGACGTTCCAGCCCAGCTGCAAGTACCAGTGCACCTGCCGAGACGGACAGATCGGCTGCCTGCCCCGCTGCAACCTGGACCTGCTGCTCCCCGGCCCCGACTGTCCTTTCCCCAGAAAAATCGAAGTCCCTGGAGAGTGCTGTGAGAAGTGGATCTGTGACCCTAAAGATGAAGTGATTTTGGGAGGTTTTGCGATGGCTG CGTACAGACAAGAGGCCACACTTGGGATCGATGTGTCAGATTCAAGTGCCAATTGTATCGAGCAGACAACAGAATGGAGTGCTTGTTCCAAAAGCTGTGGAATGGGCTTTTCCACCCGTGTTACCAACAGAAATCAACAGTGTGAGATGGTGAAGCAGACACGGCTTTGCATGATAAGACCTTGTGAAAATGAAGAGCCATCTGATAAG aaagggaagaaatgtaTCCGAACAAAGAAGTCCCTGAAAGCTGTTCGCTTTGAATACAAGAACTGCACTAGCGTACAGACATACAAACCTCGTTACTGTGGCCTCTGCAATGATGGGCGATGCTGTACCCCACACAACACCAAAACAATTCAAGTCGAGTTCCTCTGTCCTCAGGGCAAAGTCCTAAAAAAGCCAATGATGTTGATCAACACATGTGTCTGTCATAACAACTGTCCTCAGAGTAACAATGCTTTCTTCCAGGCATTAGATCTGACATCTAGTGAAGCAAAAATTTGA